The bacterium genome has a segment encoding these proteins:
- a CDS encoding glycosyl hydrolase family 65 protein: RGLNGEAYRGHVFWDELYVYPFLNFRMPEVTRELLLYRYRRLGEARDAAREAGFHGAMFPWQSGSEGTEETQSIHLNPLSGRWEPDLSRNQRHVNAAIFYNIWHYFQATQDVAFMRDYGAEMMLEIARFWASIAHFNPERDRYEIHGVMGPDEFHEKYPGAEDGGLRNNAYTNLMVAWLCGVAGDVLSLLPATRAAALRDRLGLDDEELRTWERMSRRMFVPFHGEGIISQFEGYQELQELDWDAYRAKYGNIQRLDRILRAEGADPDRYKVTKQADTVMLFFLFSRDELRRLFSRLGYSYDPDTARKNIAYYDRRTSHGSTLSFIAHAGVLAALDPESSWQRFLVALESDVGDVQGGTTKEGIHMGVMSGTLDLVQRSYAGTHIRDGVLCFEPRLTRQLDGLSFSMQFQGTLILVTFADGRLTVAADREGVSPPVKVAVRDEVRELRAGDRWTFELQPDPSLA, encoded by the coding sequence CCCGCGGCCTCAACGGCGAGGCCTACCGGGGTCATGTGTTCTGGGACGAGCTGTACGTGTATCCGTTCCTGAACTTCCGCATGCCGGAGGTGACGCGGGAGCTGCTGCTGTACCGCTATCGCCGCCTCGGCGAGGCGCGCGACGCGGCCCGGGAGGCGGGGTTTCACGGCGCGATGTTTCCTTGGCAAAGCGGCAGCGAGGGCACGGAGGAGACCCAGAGCATCCACCTCAACCCGCTCTCGGGCCGTTGGGAGCCCGACCTGAGCCGCAACCAGCGGCACGTCAACGCCGCGATCTTCTACAACATCTGGCACTATTTCCAAGCCACCCAGGACGTGGCGTTCATGCGCGACTACGGCGCGGAGATGATGCTGGAGATCGCGCGCTTCTGGGCCTCTATCGCGCACTTCAACCCCGAGCGGGACCGATACGAGATCCACGGGGTGATGGGCCCAGACGAGTTCCACGAGAAGTATCCCGGCGCCGAAGACGGCGGTCTGCGCAACAACGCCTACACCAATCTCATGGTGGCCTGGCTGTGCGGCGTGGCCGGGGACGTTCTCTCGCTGTTGCCGGCGACGCGGGCCGCGGCGCTGCGCGACAGGCTTGGCCTTGACGACGAGGAGCTGCGCACGTGGGAGAGGATGAGCCGGCGGATGTTCGTCCCATTCCACGGCGAAGGCATCATCAGTCAGTTCGAGGGCTACCAGGAGCTCCAGGAGCTCGACTGGGACGCCTACCGCGCGAAATACGGCAACATCCAGCGGCTCGACCGGATACTGCGCGCCGAGGGCGCCGACCCCGACCGCTACAAGGTGACTAAGCAGGCCGACACGGTGATGCTGTTCTTCCTGTTCTCCCGCGACGAGCTGCGGCGGCTGTTCAGCCGGCTGGGCTACAGCTACGACCCGGACACGGCGCGCAAGAACATCGCCTACTACGACCGGCGTACCTCCCACGGCTCGACGCTGAGCTTCATCGCGCACGCGGGGGTCTTGGCGGCGCTGGACCCGGAGAGCTCGTGGCAGCGGTTCCTCGTTGCCCTCGAAAGCGACGTCGGTGACGTCCAGGGCGGGACTACGAAGGAGGGGATCCACATGGGCGTCATGTCCGGGACGCTCGACCTCGTCCAGCGCAGCTACGCGGGCACGCACATCCGCGACGGCGTCCTGTGCTTCGAACCCAGGCTCACCCGCCAGCTCGACGGGTTGTCGTTCTCGATGCAGTTTCAGGGGACTCTGATCCTGGTGACGTTCGCCGACGGTCGGCTCACGGTGGCCGCCGATCGGGAGGGCGTGAGCCCGCCGGTCAAGGTAGCCGTCCGCGACGAGGTG